The Elaeis guineensis isolate ETL-2024a chromosome 13, EG11, whole genome shotgun sequence genome includes a region encoding these proteins:
- the LOC140853347 gene encoding cysteine-rich receptor-like protein kinase 10, giving the protein MPEPTRFEKLVSELLNNLTERAAYQSARMFATGEAEFMTTTTLYGLVQCTRDQSGDECHRCLKVSAGDRPTAILGKQGALVFAYNCFTRYEIYPFYNESVGAAPPPPPSEASTPPAKEGGKRNHAVMIVLPVVSMVGTLIIFAAIFICLKRRKSITLFIRQPHVGDEENQNDGCLLFDLSTLRTATNNFSDANKLGEGGFGPVYKGVLSNGQEIAVKRLSAGSRQGLLEFKNEVLLLARLQHKNLVTLLGCCLEQEETLLVYEFQHNTSLDKFLFDPMKNRLLDWGRRYKIIKGIARGLLYLHEDSKLKIIHRDLKTHNILLDQCMNPKISDFGLAKVFDENKTRATASKIAGTYGYMAPEYAMHGHFSTKSDVFSFGVLVLEIVTGQRINDFQGSGHAENLLSYAWKHWNKGKALHLMDQSLGDQYDRQEASRCIHMGLLCVQEDQTKRPSMELVVLMLSGHSIAVSAPSVPAYFVQGNSNTGPDVGPRNRNSISFVSRNDVTISEMGPR; this is encoded by the exons ATGCCAGAACCGACGAGGTTCGAGAAGTTGGTGAGCGAGCTATTGAACAACTTGACGGAGCGGGCGGCGTATCAGTCGGCACGGATGTTCGCAACTGGGGAGGCCGAATTCATGACCACGACGACGCTGTATGGGCTAGTGCAGTGCACAAGAGATCAGTCTGGGGACGAATGTCATCGGTGCCTGAAGGTGTCCGCCGGAGATAGACCAACAGCTATTTTGGGGAAGCAAGGAGCGTTGGTCTTTGCATACAATTGCTTCACGAGGTATGAGATCTACCCTTTCTACAATGAGTCTGTTGGGGCGGCGCCGCCACCTCCTCCATCGGAAGCTAGCACTCCACCAGCAAAGGAAGGGG GAAAAAGGAACCATGCGGTGATGATTGTTCTTCCTGTTGTCTCTATGGTTGGTACGCTGATAATCTTCGCTGCCATTTTCATTTGTTTAAAGAGGAGAAAATCTATAACATTATTTATAA GACAACCACATGTTGGAGATGAGGAGAACCAGAATGATGGATGTCTATTATTTGACTTGAGTACACTTAGAACGGCCACCAATAACTTTTCTGATGCAAATAAGCTTGGAGAAGGTGGTTTTGGACCAGTTTATAAG GGAGTGCTATCAAATGGCCAGGAAATAGCTGTGAAAAGACTTTCAGCAGGTTCCAGGCAAGGTCTCTTGGAGTTTAAAAATGAGGTTCTTTTGCTTGCTAGgcttcagcataaaaatcttgtGACACTACTGGGTTGCTGCTTAGAACAGGAAGAAACGCTACTAGTCTATGAATTTCAACATAATACAAGCCTTGACAAATTTTTATTTG ATCCAATGAAAAATAGACTGCTAGACTGGGGAAGGAGGTACAAGATTATTAAAGGAATTGCAAGAGGGCTTCTTTATCTTCATGAAGATTCTAAACTCAAGATTATTCATCGGGATCTGAAAACTCATAATATTTTGCTAGATCAGTGCATGAATCCTAAGATCTCAGATTTTGGCCTAGCAAAGGTCTTTGATGAAAACAAAACACGAGCAACTGCTAGTAAAATTGCTGGGACATA TGGGTATATGGCACCGGAGTATGCAATGCATGGGCACTTCTCAACAAAATCAGATGTATTTAGCTTTGGAGTTCTTGTTCTAGAAATTGTGACTGGTCAACGAATCAATGACTTCCAAGGATCAGGGCATGCTGAGAATCTCCTAAGCTAT GCATGGAAGCATTGGAACAAGGGGAAGGCATTGCATTTGATGGATCAAAGCCTAGGTGACCAGTATGATAGGCAAGAAGCCTCCAGATGCATTCATATGGGTTTACTCTGCGTCCAGGAAGACCAAACGAAGAGACCAAGCATGGAATTGGTTGTTCTCATGCTGAGTGGTCACTCTATCGCTGTTTCAGCTCCTTCTGTGCCTGCATATTTCGTTCAAGGTAATTCAAACACCGGGCCAGATGTGGGTCCAAGAAACAGAAATTCCATTTCCTTCGTTTCTAGAAATGATGTAACGATTAGTGAAATGGGACCTCGATAG
- the LOC140853110 gene encoding cysteine-rich repeat secretory protein 38-like, which produces MPSNLLTKLPQILLLSALFTTIYTPYGASQKTPFYVCDTDSNYTTNSTYHSNLNLLLPSLSSATRSTGFATRSKGQPPDQVFGLALCRVDVSQYECQSCLSTADHDITKLCPSGKSALLLLLIR; this is translated from the exons ATGCCTTCCAATCTCCTCACCAAACTCCCCCAAATCCTCTTGCTCTCCGCCCTTTTCACTACCATCTACACCCCCTATGGGGCCAGCCAGAAGACCCCCTTCTACGTGTGCGACACCGACTCCAACTACACCACCAACAGCACCTACCACTCCaacctcaacctcctcctcccctccctctcctccGCCACCCGTTCCACCGGCTTCGCCACCCGGTCCAAGGGCCAGCCCCCCGACCAGGTCTTCGGCCTCGCCCTCTGCCGCGTTGACGTCTCCCAGTACGAGTGCCAATCTTGCCTCTCCACCGCCGACCACGACATCACCAAGCTCTGCCCCTCGGGGAAGTCCGCG cttctcctcctcctcatccgatGA